The region TTGCCTGCTGCCACGCGCAAATAATTCACATGCAAAATAGAAACCGGGAGAAAAGGTTTTTACCTTATCTCCCGGTTTAACCTTTAATTATTCGATTATTGTTGCTACCGCGCCTGCTCCTACTGTTCTTCCGCCTTCTCTTATGGCGAATCGGAGGCCTTCTTCGATGGCTATCGGAGTGATAAGTTCAATCGTCATCTCGATGTTGTCTCCAGGCATGCACATTTCA is a window of Peptostreptococcaceae bacterium DNA encoding:
- the tuf gene encoding elongation factor Tu (EF-Tu; promotes GTP-dependent binding of aminoacyl-tRNA to the A-site of ribosomes during protein biosynthesis; when the tRNA anticodon matches the mRNA codon, GTP hydrolysis results; the inactive EF-Tu-GDP leaves the ribosome and release of GDP is promoted by elongation factor Ts; many prokaryotes have two copies of the gene encoding EF-Tu) → EMCMPGDNIEMTIELITPIAIEEGLRFAIREGGRTVGAGAVATIIE